The proteins below come from a single Serinus canaria isolate serCan28SL12 chromosome 6, serCan2020, whole genome shotgun sequence genomic window:
- the SNCG gene encoding gamma-synuclein: MDVFKKGFSIAKEGVVAAAEKTKQGVTEAAEKTKEGVMYVGSKTKEGVVQSVTSVAEKTKEQANVVGEAVVASVNTVANKTVEGAETIVATTGVVKKEDLAAPQPPEQPRLEGEGAPAGTAGEGEIEGDSSS, from the exons ATGGATGTCTTTAAGAAAGGTTTCTCCATTGCTAAAGAAGGtgtggtggctgctgcagaaaagacCAAGCAGGGAGTgacagaggctgcagagaagaCCAAAGAAGGGGTAATGTATGTAG GCAGCAAGACCAAGGAGGGTGTAGTGCAAAGTGTGACCTCAG TTGCTGAGAAGACCAAAGAGCAGGCCAACGTGGTGGGAGAAGCTGTAGTAGCCAGCGTGAACACAGTGGCAAACAAGACTGTAGAAGGAGCAGAGACCATTGTGGCCACTACAGGAGTTGTAAAAAAG GAGGACCTGGCAGCGCCGCAGCCGCCcgagcagcccaggctggagggagagggggccccggcaggcactgcaggagag GGTGAAATTGAAGGTGATTCATCAAGTTAG